The sequence GGCACTTTAAACGACAGCGAAATTAAACTTCTTTTAAACCTTCCCTCCGATCAGAAACCGATATATGTGATTCCGGTTGGTTACCCAAAGTGAAAAATAAAATTACTACTTTTATATTTGATATCGGAAATGTCCTGATTTTTTTTGACAATCAGACTATCGTAAAAAAATTTGAAAAATTCTCCGGAATTCCCGCAAAAGAAATTTATGATTCTATGTTTGATGCAAGTTTCATTAATTCATTTGAGACAGGCAGAATATCAGAGCAAACATTCTATCAAACAGTCTGCAGCAAATTAAGCATCAAAATATCTTTTCCGCAATTCAAGGAAATATTCTCCGATATTTTCACGCCGAATGCCTCAATAGATAAGCTGGTTAAAAAACTCAAGGGCAAATACAAGCTTTGTATCCTTTCCAACGTGGGCAAAACCCACTTTGAATACCTGCAAAAACGCTATCCGATAATGAACATTTTTGACAGTTATTACCTTTCTTATAAGCTCCATGCGATGAAACCTGAGACCAGGATATTCAATGCTGTTTTAAAAGGCGAAAAAGTTAAACCCGGAGAGTGCGTTTATACCGATGATATTGAGCGGAATGTTTTAAAAGCAAAAAAACTCGGTATAAATGCTATACAATTCAAATCTACCAACCAATTTAAAAAATCCCTGAAAAAGTTTAATATTAACATTTAAATGGAAAATGACAGGGAACTAATAGACAAAGCTAATTTTCTACCGTTATGCAAATACTTCATTACTTAGGATTAAACCTGAAAATCGCTTAAACCAGGTAGATTTGACAATAAATCTATAAAAAAGTATAATTATCAATCATGAAAAAGTCACAGCAGGAAGCGTTGCAGGAACTATTTGGGATTGCAAAAAGTTTATCTTCTACATTGGATATTGACACCCTTCTTAAGCGCATCGGGGAAGCCGCCGAACAGCTTACCGAATCAGAAGCCAGCTCAATAATGCTGGTCGACGAAGATAAAGAACACCTATTCTTTAAAGTTACCACCGGCGAAAAAAGCAGTATTCTTAAAAAAATGCGCGTTAAAATAGGCCAGGGCATAGCCGGCTCAGTAGCCCAGGCCAAAGAACCTTTAGTTGTCAATGACGTCAGCAAAGACAGCCGTTTTGCCGGTTCTTTTGATAAGTCCTCGGGATTCATAACAAAATCAATTCTTGCGGTACCCATAATGCTCGGCAGCGAAGTTGTAGGTGTCGCTGAAGTGCTCAATAAATCAAACGGGCAGGGGTTCACCGATGATGATAAAACAATCCTCCAAAGCCTGGCAAGTTTTGCAAGCGTAAGCATTGTGAATGCCAGACTTGCCGAAGACCAGAAAAACTTTTTTGTTTATATAATCGAAATTATCATCCAGGGTATAGAAAGCCGTAACCCCAGTCTCACGGGACACACGGCAAAAGTAGCTCAAATAGCCACTTCGTTAGCCCGCTTTTTGGGCCTTGAGGGACAAGATTATAAAGATGTTTATTATGCGGCTTTGTTGCATGACATCGGCATACTTTCAGCGCCTAAATCGACTTTTCTCGATATTCACCCTACAATGGGCTATAAAATGATTCGCAAGATAAATATCCTTAAAGGCGCCGCGCCCATAATTTTTGCCCATCATGAATTAATTGACGGTTCAGGTTACCCGAAAGGCTTAAAAGGAAACGAGATTCCTGTCGGAGCAAAAATTCTGGCCGTAGCTGAATTTGTTGAAGACATGAGAACCGAAGGCCATCCTTACGAAAAAATAAAACAAATGCTTGAAAACAGCAAAGACAAATTTGACCAAAAAATAATTGATATTTACCTTTCCGAAATAGCGCCGCTTCAAAGGGACGAAGTTGCTGTGTAAAATGAGCGTCCTTGCTTTCGATATTGGAAACACCTCGATAACTTCCGGAGTATTCAAAAAGAACAAGCTCGTTAAGTTATGGCGCATGCCTTCAGATACAGCTTTAAATAAGGATGCCTACCTAAAGGACATCAAAAAAAATTTAGGCGCCATGAATTTTGATAATATTTCCGGTATCGTTATTTCCAGTGTTGTACCAAAACTTGATAAGAAGTTTGTTCGAATCTCGAACAAACTTTTTAAAAAGAACCCTCTATTCGCTAATTCGCGTAACTGCGGTATAAATATACTTTACAAAAAACCTGACCAGGTCGGAGCTGACAGGCTCGTTAACGCTGTGGCAGGTTATAAGCTTTTTGGCGGCCCGTTGATTATAATTGACTTCGGTACAGCTATAACCTTTGATTGTATAAACAAAAAAGGCGACTATCTGGGCGGTTTGATAATTCCGGGAATAGGCCTGTCGGCAAAAGCGCTGAATGTTTTTACTGCCAAACTTCCGCTTATAGAAAACCTTGAAGGGAAACCAAAAAATCTCATCGGTGAAACAACTCAAGAAAGCATTAAATCCGGAATCTATTACGGTTACACAGGTTTAGTACAGCACATTTCAGAAATGTTGAAAAAAAAGCTTAAATGTGATAGAATAATACTCACTGGGGGGCAGGCAGGTATTCTCGCAAAAGAATTGAAATTTAAGATAGTCCCGGAACTAACTTTACTAGGCCTTAAATACATCTGGGAAAAAAACCGCAGGAGGGGAAATTAAGATGAAAAAATTATTAACAGCCGCATTAGTTCTTGCCGCATTTGTTTCAACAAGTTTTGCCGTAAACTATGACGGTATTCTTAACTTTGTGACTTTGGCAGAAACTCAAAAACAAATAGCATTTGATGCTTTGGCAAAAGATATGGGCGCAATCCTTGGCGGCGGTATGCACCACCAGGCAAAAACTTTAGGCGTACTCGGATTTGATATTGGTGTAAGAACGCCAATGCAGACTGTGAACAAGGACGATAAATTACTTACTGACCAGAACCTTAGTCAACTCGGGCTTGCTTTCGTTCAACTTGAAAAAGGATTACCTGGGAAAATCGACCTTCTAGCGCGTGGTTTTTCCGGAGAAGGCCTTACAGCTACGGGTTTTGGAGCCCGCTACAGTTTAGTGTCCCTGGTAGTTGTAAATGTTTCACTGGTAGCAAATTATAACACAATGACTCATGATTATTTAAAAGGTACAACAACAGGTGTTGGCGTAACAGCTTCTTTAAATATTCCGGTAATTCAGCCTTACATTGGCATTACTTCTGAGTCCACAAGCGTTACACCCGGCGCTAAAGCCGCTATTCTGGAAGGTTCCAGCGGCAAATCAAGCGGACTGAGACTTGAAGGCGGAATTAACTTCTCACCCTTCCCGTTACTCTACATTTATGGCGGATACACTATGGTTGCTGATGGCACAGGCTATTCTGCCGCGCTCGGTTTGAAGTTTTAAACGCAGTGCAAAATCCGCTGTCCTTTGAATTCTTCATCGCCTCACGCTATCTCATAAGAAGGCGCAAAGGCCTATTCGCTTTTGTTACCACCACTATTGCTGTAGCAGGTATTACACTCGGCGTAGCCGCTCTTATAATCACTCTGGCAGTAATGAGCGGTTTCCATAACGAAATACAAAAAAGAATATTAAGCGTACAAACCCACATAATAGCCGGCTCAAAAGAAACCGCCGGGCTTACCCTTAACAATTACACAACAGTTTCTTCAAGAATAGAAAAAATTAAAGATGTTTGCGCAACATCGCCTTTTGTCTACGGGCAAATTATTTTGCGCAAAGAAAGCTCCACCAGCGGCGCAATAATCAAGGGCATAGTTTACAACAAAGAAAAGGAAGTCAGTGATATCCAAAAATACATTTCCCTGGGCGACTGGAAAAATCTGGATGACCAGGGAATTGTTTTAGGCAAAGTCC comes from Elusimicrobiota bacterium and encodes:
- a CDS encoding HAD family phosphatase, with translation MKNKITTFIFDIGNVLIFFDNQTIVKKFEKFSGIPAKEIYDSMFDASFINSFETGRISEQTFYQTVCSKLSIKISFPQFKEIFSDIFTPNASIDKLVKKLKGKYKLCILSNVGKTHFEYLQKRYPIMNIFDSYYLSYKLHAMKPETRIFNAVLKGEKVKPGECVYTDDIERNVLKAKKLGINAIQFKSTNQFKKSLKKFNINI
- a CDS encoding GAF domain-containing protein; its protein translation is MKKSQQEALQELFGIAKSLSSTLDIDTLLKRIGEAAEQLTESEASSIMLVDEDKEHLFFKVTTGEKSSILKKMRVKIGQGIAGSVAQAKEPLVVNDVSKDSRFAGSFDKSSGFITKSILAVPIMLGSEVVGVAEVLNKSNGQGFTDDDKTILQSLASFASVSIVNARLAEDQKNFFVYIIEIIIQGIESRNPSLTGHTAKVAQIATSLARFLGLEGQDYKDVYYAALLHDIGILSAPKSTFLDIHPTMGYKMIRKINILKGAAPIIFAHHELIDGSGYPKGLKGNEIPVGAKILAVAEFVEDMRTEGHPYEKIKQMLENSKDKFDQKIIDIYLSEIAPLQRDEVAV
- a CDS encoding type III pantothenate kinase translates to MSVLAFDIGNTSITSGVFKKNKLVKLWRMPSDTALNKDAYLKDIKKNLGAMNFDNISGIVISSVVPKLDKKFVRISNKLFKKNPLFANSRNCGINILYKKPDQVGADRLVNAVAGYKLFGGPLIIIDFGTAITFDCINKKGDYLGGLIIPGIGLSAKALNVFTAKLPLIENLEGKPKNLIGETTQESIKSGIYYGYTGLVQHISEMLKKKLKCDRIILTGGQAGILAKELKFKIVPELTLLGLKYIWEKNRRRGN